One Glycine max cultivar Williams 82 chromosome 6, Glycine_max_v4.0, whole genome shotgun sequence DNA segment encodes these proteins:
- the LOC778115 gene encoding Dof21b → MDTAQWAQGIGVVKQPTMEGGSKPPPPPMLERRARPQKDQALNCPRCNSTNTKFCYYNNYSLSQPRYFCKTCRRYWTEGGSLRNVPVGGGSRKNKRSTPSAPPPSSASAQAKKLPDLTTPNFPQSASQDPKIHQGQDLNLAYPPAEDYNTVSMSKLIEVPYNTELTRVAFIKTLLPHQHQHLHLLTISCLPWSFSRLGLLLLPQGV, encoded by the exons ATGGACACAGCTCAGTGGGCACAG GGTATTGGAGTGGTTAAACAACCTACTATGGAAGGAGGTTCAaagcctcctcctcctcctatgTTGGAGAGAAGGGCAAGGCCTCAAAAGGATCAAGCTTTGAACTGTCCAAGGTGCAATTCAACCAACACCAAATTCTGCTACTACAACAACTATAGCCTCTCTCAGCCAAGGTACTTTTGCAAGACATGTAGAAGGTATTGGACTGAGGGTGGTTCTCTCAGAAACGTTCCTGTCGGTGGTGGCTCTAGAAAGAACAAAAGATCAACCCCATCAGCGCCACCACCATCATCAGCATCAGCACAAGCAAAGAAGCTTCCTGATCTCACAACACCTAATTTCCCTCAATCTGCTTCCCAGGACCCTAAGATCCACCAAGGCCAAGACCTTAACCTAGCATATCCACCAGCTGAAGACTACAACACTGTGTCCATGTCAAAGCTCATTGAGGTTCCTTACAACACTGAATTAACAAGGGTGGCCTTCATCAAAACCCTACTTCCTCATCAACACCAACATCTGCATCTTCTCACCATCAGTTGTCTGCCATGGAGCTTCTCAAGACTGGGATTGCTGCTGCTTCCTCAAGGGGTTTGA
- the LOC100527552 gene encoding Protein yippee-like At4g27745-like, with amino-acid sequence MAELIGPRLYSCSNCRNHVSLHDDIISKAFHGRNGRAFLFSHAMNIVTGPKEDRHLLTGLHTVADVYCGDCREVLGWKYERAYEASQKYKEGKFILEKSKIAKENW; translated from the exons ATGGCGGAACTGATAGGGCCTCGCTTGTACAGCTGCTCTAATTGTAGGAACCATGTCTCACTCCATGATGATATCATTTCCAAGGCTTTTCAT ggaAGAAACGGCCGAGCCTTTCTGTTTTCCCATGCAATGAATATTGTCACAGGGCCAAAAGAAGACAGACATCTCTTGACTGGCCTCCACACTGTTGCTGATGTTTATTGTGGTGATTGCCGTGAAGTGTTGGGTTGGAAGTATGAAAGAGCTTACGAAGCATCCCAGAAGTACAAGGAAGGAAAGTTCATACTTGAAAAGTCAAAAATTGCTAAGGAGAACTGGTAG
- the LOC100786188 gene encoding RNA-binding protein with multiple splicing-like protein isoform X1, producing the protein MSDAYWRYAAESRQAPSSIAGKRSRSDYDVSGVHDLPSYFPHDDDRGGLRVIRDTESLDASYERYLRSAQVSSYGSGQSTRTIGGRIPNRAIDDSHVANIGGVDRGTNAKDKMPGLSSGRADHSLPPDATSTLFVEGLPSNCTRREVAHIFRPFVGYKEVRLVSKESRQPGGDPLVLCFVDFMSPAHAATAMEALQGKSLAWSELLLASR; encoded by the exons ATGTCCGACGCTTATTGGAGATACGCCGCCGAGTCCCGGCAGGCCCCCTCTTCCATCGCCGGCAAGCGCTCTCGTTCCGACTACG atGTTTCTGGCGTTCATGACTTGCCCAGTTACTTTCCCCATGACGATGATAGAGGAGGGCTCCGAGTAATTAGAGATACTGAATCCCTTGATGCATCTTATGAGCGTTACCTCCGTAGTGCG cAAGTTTCATCATATGGTTCGGGACAGTCTACTAGAACCATTGGTGGGCGAATTCCCAATCGTGCTATTGATGATTCACATGTTGCCAATATTGGGGGAGTCGACAGGGGAACAAATGCAAAAGACAAAATGCCGGGATTAAGTAGTGGAAGGGCTGACCATTCTCTTCCACCAGATGCTACCAGTACACTGTTTGTGGAGGGTTTGCCTTCCAACTGTACAAGACGGGAAGTAGCTC ATATTTTTCGTCCTTTTGTTGGCTACAAAGAAGTCAGACTTGTCAGCAAGGAATCAAGACAA CCAGGGGGTGATCCACTGGTACTTTGTTTTGTCGATTTTATGAGTCCAGCTCATGCAGCAACTGCCATGGAAGCATTGCAGGGTAAG